Proteins encoded together in one Luteimonas fraxinea window:
- a CDS encoding TonB-dependent receptor, translating into MNHSHRARLSKLSLGLIVALAAAPAFAQSTAAGVGGQVTGAGGAPVTGADVTIVHTESGTVSRATTDASGRYNARGLRVGGPYTITVTKPGEGTKTEDNIFLNLNQVNTVNTALTGDMTTLATVTATAVGGSEIFSANKMGTGTNVTSEQLESLPSISRTLQDYARLDPRVSHTDKARNEISIGGQNPRYNAIRVDGINSGDTFGLETNGLSAPRQPFSMDTIDEIAIDVANYDVTITGGVGGVINAVTKSGTNTFTGSVYGIYRDNDWSGKNQNDIRPVLFDSENTLGATFGGPIIKDKLFFFVNYEKYTGKDMFIGNSSFGPNGSGASNIVNINQSDIDRIVDIARTRYGFDAGALALPSLDTESEEYGIKIDWNINEDHRATFRYAKSEQNQPYLQGFGNNSLALNTYHYVKNYDITTWTAQLFSDWNDSFSTEAKVSYRDYFVPRVPLANLPSIGINLDGRFLNFGTEANTHENAVGTETWNAFFAANLFLGDHTVKFGFDYEDNDIYNLFGRNLNGVYTFTGTGATPQARIDNAIANFAAGRASAYQLFYPRDGVRDNMAAAFTLKNLGLFIQDTWAVNYNLTLSMGLRYDEPSVPTAPFYNPRAEAAFGFDNSVTIDGKGLWQPRFGFNYTFDSERPTQLRGGVGLFQGQAANVWLSNPYSNYGRDAYVDYQYTAAQGFNGFDPDPANQCQLINLNGRVCPPTAASGATETIDFIDPSVRQPSVWKANLAFETELPLWGMVASAEGVWTQVKNALFYQELNLGDPNAVYGYGAGQDGRLIYWNNNGVNPANWNNAGTGTGTTPRGNNRKTGFNNAIIARNTDEGESQQYTFALNKPFNNSDWFWQVAYTYTRATEINPLTSSTSGSQLGNSAVFQANEEVAGRSNYEIRDRFSAALTWKHAFFGDNNTSVSMFYEGRSGRPFSYTFDNDANGDGRLNDLLYIPAGRGDVLFGNAAEEQAFWAYVEGDEYLRSHMGQIAGRNAVRNDWVNQFDIRISQELPGFFRGNKAEIALDILNVGNLINKDWGRIEEIGFPAMKGIVEYGGIDQTTGKYVYRFNDPDTANIYDDKGVSRWAAQVSFRYKF; encoded by the coding sequence ATGAACCACTCGCATCGCGCCCGACTCTCCAAGCTGTCGCTCGGCCTGATCGTTGCCCTTGCAGCCGCTCCCGCATTCGCGCAGAGCACCGCCGCCGGTGTCGGCGGCCAGGTGACCGGCGCCGGCGGCGCCCCGGTGACCGGCGCAGACGTGACCATCGTGCACACCGAGTCCGGCACCGTCAGCCGCGCCACGACCGATGCGAGCGGCCGCTACAACGCGCGCGGCCTGCGCGTGGGTGGTCCGTACACGATCACCGTGACCAAGCCGGGCGAGGGGACGAAGACCGAGGACAACATTTTCCTCAACCTCAACCAGGTCAATACCGTCAATACCGCGCTGACCGGCGACATGACGACGCTGGCCACGGTCACCGCGACTGCGGTCGGTGGTTCGGAGATCTTCAGCGCCAACAAGATGGGCACCGGCACCAACGTGACGAGCGAGCAGCTCGAGTCGCTGCCGTCGATCAGCCGTACGCTGCAGGACTACGCACGCCTTGATCCGCGCGTCAGCCACACCGACAAGGCGCGTAACGAAATCTCGATCGGCGGCCAGAATCCGCGTTACAACGCGATCCGCGTCGACGGCATCAACAGCGGCGACACCTTCGGTCTGGAAACCAACGGTCTCTCGGCACCGCGTCAGCCGTTCTCGATGGACACGATCGACGAAATCGCGATCGACGTCGCCAATTACGACGTCACCATCACTGGCGGCGTGGGCGGCGTGATCAATGCCGTGACCAAGTCCGGTACCAACACGTTTACCGGTTCTGTCTACGGCATCTACCGTGACAACGACTGGTCGGGCAAGAACCAGAACGATATCCGCCCAGTGCTGTTCGACAGCGAGAACACGCTGGGTGCGACCTTCGGCGGTCCGATCATCAAGGACAAGCTGTTCTTCTTCGTGAACTACGAGAAGTACACCGGCAAGGACATGTTCATCGGCAATTCGAGCTTCGGCCCGAATGGTTCCGGCGCCAGCAACATCGTCAACATCAACCAGAGCGATATCGATCGTATCGTCGATATCGCACGCACCCGCTATGGCTTCGATGCCGGCGCGCTTGCGCTGCCGTCCCTGGACACCGAGTCCGAGGAATACGGCATCAAGATCGACTGGAACATCAACGAGGACCATCGCGCGACGTTCCGTTACGCGAAGTCTGAGCAGAACCAGCCGTACCTGCAGGGTTTCGGCAACAACTCGCTCGCGTTGAATACGTATCACTACGTCAAGAACTACGACATCACCACTTGGACCGCGCAGTTGTTCAGTGACTGGAACGACAGCTTCTCGACCGAAGCGAAGGTCTCGTACCGTGACTACTTCGTGCCGCGCGTGCCGCTGGCGAATCTGCCGTCGATCGGTATCAACCTCGACGGCCGCTTCCTGAACTTCGGCACCGAAGCGAACACCCACGAGAACGCTGTCGGCACCGAAACCTGGAACGCGTTCTTCGCGGCCAATCTGTTCCTCGGCGACCACACGGTGAAGTTCGGCTTCGACTACGAAGACAACGACATCTACAACCTGTTCGGGCGCAACCTCAACGGCGTTTACACCTTTACCGGTACCGGTGCGACGCCGCAGGCGCGTATCGACAACGCCATTGCGAACTTCGCGGCAGGCCGGGCCAGCGCCTACCAGCTGTTCTACCCGCGCGATGGCGTGCGCGACAACATGGCGGCTGCCTTCACTCTCAAGAACCTCGGTCTGTTCATCCAGGACACCTGGGCCGTCAACTACAACCTGACCCTGTCCATGGGTCTGCGTTACGACGAGCCGAGCGTGCCGACCGCGCCGTTCTACAACCCGCGTGCGGAAGCTGCCTTCGGTTTTGACAACAGCGTGACCATCGACGGCAAGGGCCTGTGGCAGCCGCGTTTCGGCTTCAACTACACCTTCGACAGCGAGCGTCCGACCCAGCTGCGCGGCGGCGTGGGTCTGTTCCAGGGTCAGGCGGCCAATGTGTGGCTGTCCAATCCGTACTCGAACTATGGTCGTGATGCGTACGTGGATTACCAGTACACGGCGGCCCAGGGCTTCAACGGCTTCGATCCGGATCCGGCGAACCAGTGCCAGCTCATCAATTTGAACGGCCGCGTTTGTCCGCCGACGGCTGCCAGCGGTGCCACGGAAACGATCGACTTCATCGATCCGTCCGTCCGCCAGCCTTCTGTCTGGAAGGCCAATCTCGCATTCGAGACCGAACTGCCGCTGTGGGGCATGGTCGCGTCCGCGGAAGGCGTCTGGACCCAGGTCAAGAACGCCTTGTTCTACCAGGAGCTCAACCTGGGTGATCCGAACGCCGTGTACGGCTACGGTGCGGGCCAGGATGGTCGCCTGATCTACTGGAACAACAACGGCGTCAATCCGGCGAACTGGAACAATGCTGGCACGGGTACCGGCACCACGCCCCGCGGCAACAATCGCAAGACAGGCTTCAACAACGCGATCATCGCGCGCAACACCGACGAGGGTGAGAGCCAGCAGTACACGTTCGCGTTGAACAAGCCCTTCAATAACAGCGACTGGTTCTGGCAGGTGGCGTACACCTACACGCGTGCCACCGAAATCAACCCGCTGACCAGCTCCACGTCGGGCTCGCAGCTGGGCAACTCGGCCGTATTCCAGGCAAACGAAGAAGTGGCGGGTCGCTCGAACTACGAGATCCGTGACCGCTTCTCGGCGGCGCTGACCTGGAAGCACGCGTTCTTCGGTGACAACAACACCTCGGTGTCGATGTTCTACGAAGGTCGTTCGGGTCGTCCGTTCAGCTACACCTTCGACAACGATGCCAACGGCGACGGTCGTCTCAACGATCTGCTGTACATCCCGGCGGGTCGCGGCGACGTGCTGTTCGGCAACGCTGCGGAAGAGCAGGCGTTCTGGGCCTACGTCGAAGGCGACGAGTACCTGCGTTCGCACATGGGCCAGATCGCCGGCCGCAATGCGGTGCGCAACGACTGGGTGAACCAGTTCGACATCCGTATCTCGCAGGAACTGCCGGGCTTCTTCCGCGGCAACAAAGCCGAAATCGCGCTGGACATCCTCAACGTCGGCAACCTGATCAACAAGGATTGGGGTCGTATCGAGGAAATCGGCTTCCCGGCAATGAAGGGCATCGTCGAGTACGGCGGTATCGATCAGACAACAGGCAAGTACGTGTACCGCTTCAACGATCCGGACACCGCCAACATCTACGACGACAAGGGCGTGTCGCGTTGGGCTGCGCAGGTGAGCTTCCGCTACAAGTTCTGA
- a CDS encoding YhgN family NAAT transporter translates to MTIASAALLLFLILDPLGNIPVFLSMLRRLTPQRQRIVLARELLIALVVLMLFLWAGKYALEVMHLRQESVAIAGGIVLFLIGIRMIFPPPEGLMGEIPDGEPFIVPMAIPLVAGPSGMAAVMLMGSNEPDRLGEWSLALLIAWGATAAILFSATYLYKLLGARALTAIERLMGMLLVAISVQMLLDGLVSYLRAGLAPM, encoded by the coding sequence ATGACCATCGCCTCCGCTGCGCTGCTGCTGTTCCTGATCCTGGATCCGCTGGGCAACATCCCGGTGTTCCTGAGCATGCTGCGGCGGCTCACCCCGCAGCGGCAGCGCATCGTGCTGGCCCGCGAGCTGCTGATCGCGCTGGTCGTGCTGATGCTGTTCCTGTGGGCCGGCAAGTACGCGCTCGAGGTCATGCACCTGCGCCAGGAGTCGGTGGCGATCGCCGGCGGCATCGTGCTGTTCCTGATCGGCATCCGCATGATCTTCCCTCCGCCGGAAGGGCTGATGGGTGAGATCCCGGACGGCGAACCTTTCATCGTGCCGATGGCGATCCCGCTGGTCGCCGGCCCATCCGGCATGGCCGCGGTGATGCTGATGGGCAGCAACGAGCCTGACCGGCTCGGCGAATGGAGCCTCGCGCTGCTGATCGCCTGGGGTGCGACGGCCGCGATCCTGTTCTCGGCGACCTATCTCTACAAGCTGCTCGGTGCGCGTGCGCTGACCGCGATCGAACGACTGATGGGCATGCTGCTCGTCGCAATCTCGGTGCAGATGCTGCTCGACGGCCTCGTCAGCTACCTCCGTGCGGGCCTCGCGCCCATGTGA
- a CDS encoding SDR family NAD(P)-dependent oxidoreductase, whose product MTAASEVVPGALAGRVVLVVGAAGGLGEAASLACADAGASLVLLGRRVPKLNRLHDRLQTAGAAPALYPLDLEGASPDDHAELAARIEAEFGRLDGILHVAASFDGLTPLELTDPAAFARALHVNLTARWWLTQACLPLLRRAGDSSVVFAIDDPARTTGAYWGGYGLAQAGLSALVGMLQAELGDAPVRVSGLLPPPMRTPLRARAHVEAEDRIARSPVEVAAHCVALLSSAGASRRGQLWAPDGTRSA is encoded by the coding sequence ATTACGGCGGCTTCCGAGGTCGTGCCGGGCGCGTTGGCCGGGCGCGTCGTGCTGGTCGTGGGCGCCGCGGGTGGACTCGGTGAGGCGGCATCGCTGGCCTGCGCCGATGCCGGTGCATCGCTGGTGCTGCTCGGTCGACGCGTGCCCAAACTCAATCGTCTGCACGACCGCCTGCAGACGGCCGGCGCGGCGCCCGCGCTGTATCCGCTCGATCTCGAAGGCGCCAGCCCGGACGATCATGCCGAGCTCGCCGCGCGGATCGAGGCGGAATTCGGCCGGCTCGACGGCATCCTGCACGTCGCTGCGTCCTTCGATGGACTGACCCCGCTTGAGCTCACTGATCCGGCCGCGTTCGCACGCGCGCTGCACGTCAATCTCACCGCGCGCTGGTGGCTGACCCAGGCCTGCCTGCCGTTGCTGCGCCGCGCCGGCGATTCCTCGGTGGTGTTCGCAATCGACGATCCGGCGCGTACAACCGGTGCCTACTGGGGCGGCTACGGACTGGCCCAGGCCGGGCTGTCTGCACTGGTCGGCATGCTGCAGGCCGAACTTGGCGATGCGCCCGTCCGCGTCAGTGGCCTGCTGCCGCCGCCGATGCGCACGCCGCTGCGGGCCAGGGCGCACGTCGAGGCCGAAGATCGCATCGCCCGGTCGCCCGTTGAGGTCGCCGCCCACTGCGTCGCGTTGCTGTCGTCTGCAGGCGCGTCGCGTCGCGGACAGCTGTGGGCACCAGACGGGACGCGCTCCGCATGA
- the grxD gene encoding Grx4 family monothiol glutaredoxin — translation MSILEDIQAEIDGHAIVLFMKGTPQFPMCGFSSRTVAALHEAGAKDYRTINVLDAPEIRANLPRFSNWPTFPQLFIHGELIGGCDITLELHESGELSRMVAEVLAA, via the coding sequence GTGTCGATCCTCGAAGACATCCAGGCCGAAATCGACGGTCATGCCATCGTGTTGTTCATGAAAGGCACGCCGCAGTTTCCAATGTGCGGGTTTTCCAGTCGCACGGTGGCCGCGCTGCACGAGGCCGGTGCGAAGGATTACCGCACGATCAACGTCCTCGATGCGCCTGAGATCCGCGCCAACCTGCCACGGTTCTCGAACTGGCCGACGTTCCCGCAGCTCTTCATCCACGGCGAATTGATCGGTGGATGTGACATCACCCTCGAACTGCACGAATCCGGCGAGCTGTCGCGCATGGTGGCCGAGGTGCTGGCGGCGTGA
- a CDS encoding superoxide dismutase gives MPLELTALPYDRTALEPHLSGDTLDQHHGHLQRGHIERLNALLAGGELADAPLETIVRKAQGAAFDHAAQVWNNSFYWHSLKPAAAGGGGDPKGRLAEAIARQFGDFAGFRSRFDALALSTFGAGWVWLLQRPDGRLALAATANAATPITGQDTPLLAISLWEHAWYLDYRDNRQKYLDAFWQLVNWDAVAARLR, from the coding sequence ATGCCCCTCGAACTCACCGCCCTGCCCTACGACCGCACCGCGCTGGAGCCGCATCTGTCGGGCGACACGCTCGACCAGCATCACGGGCATCTGCAACGCGGTCATATCGAGCGGCTCAACGCCCTGCTCGCGGGTGGCGAACTCGCCGACGCGCCGCTGGAGACTATCGTCCGCAAGGCGCAGGGTGCGGCCTTCGACCACGCCGCGCAGGTCTGGAACAACAGCTTCTACTGGCACTCGCTCAAGCCTGCCGCGGCCGGTGGTGGTGGCGACCCGAAAGGCCGTCTGGCCGAAGCGATCGCGCGCCAGTTCGGCGACTTCGCCGGATTCCGTTCGCGTTTCGACGCACTGGCCTTGTCGACGTTCGGCGCAGGCTGGGTCTGGCTGCTGCAGCGTCCCGACGGCCGCCTCGCGCTGGCGGCGACCGCGAACGCGGCCACGCCGATCACCGGACAGGACACGCCGCTGCTGGCGATCTCGCTGTGGGAACACGCCTGGTATCTCGACTACCGCGACAACCGGCAGAAGTATCTCGACGCGTTCTGGCAGCTGGTGAACTGGGACGCGGTGGCCGCGCGTTTGCGCTAA
- a CDS encoding putative bifunctional diguanylate cyclase/phosphodiesterase, which translates to MLNHSAALAEVTACLQAARSDAPLGVVVLRAQRVREIELTLGYAAGEALGHAMQTALEAAVRPGDRVVRIGEHDFLVLLPALRGRAHAALGAAKFVRALQQPLDFGSQRAQASVVAGIAIAPEDGDEAELLCRRADRACDDALDGVERHAFWKAPPVPLDTLHDDLRAAIADNQLVVHLQPIAALPDRRIHSFEALSRWTHPRLGNVPPDVFIDVAERGGMIGELTRWNVNVALRHLATLRRAGQATRIAVNLSVDALQLPGFVDQVLDLLRLWDVPGNALVFEITESALMRDIVRCSHLLGQLREGGVRIAIDDFGTGYSSLAYLRRLPIDKLKIDRSFVRDMVDDLRARRIVATMIELAHDLDLTVVAEGIEDEATLALLHEARCDFVQGYLIGRPAPADDVIGAALERSALSHPQPHNE; encoded by the coding sequence GTGCTGAACCACTCGGCGGCGCTGGCCGAAGTGACCGCATGCCTGCAGGCGGCGCGATCAGACGCGCCGCTCGGCGTGGTCGTGTTGCGCGCGCAGCGCGTGCGTGAGATCGAACTCACGCTGGGCTACGCGGCTGGCGAAGCGCTTGGGCACGCGATGCAGACTGCACTGGAAGCCGCGGTGCGGCCGGGCGATCGTGTGGTGCGGATCGGCGAGCACGATTTTCTGGTCCTGTTGCCCGCATTGCGCGGCCGCGCGCACGCGGCGCTCGGCGCAGCCAAGTTCGTGCGCGCCCTGCAACAGCCGCTCGACTTCGGCAGTCAGCGGGCACAGGCCTCTGTCGTGGCCGGTATCGCGATCGCGCCGGAAGACGGTGATGAGGCCGAGTTGCTGTGCCGCCGCGCCGACCGCGCCTGCGACGACGCCCTGGACGGCGTCGAGCGTCACGCGTTCTGGAAGGCGCCGCCTGTTCCGCTCGATACGCTGCATGACGATCTGCGCGCGGCCATTGCCGACAACCAGCTCGTCGTGCATCTGCAGCCCATCGCAGCGCTGCCCGATCGCCGTATCCACAGCTTCGAGGCGCTTTCGCGCTGGACCCATCCTCGACTCGGCAATGTGCCGCCGGACGTCTTCATCGACGTGGCCGAGCGCGGCGGCATGATCGGCGAACTCACGCGCTGGAACGTCAACGTCGCGCTGCGCCATCTGGCGACACTGCGCAGGGCAGGGCAGGCGACGCGTATCGCGGTGAACCTTTCGGTCGATGCCCTGCAGTTGCCCGGCTTCGTCGACCAGGTGCTCGACCTGCTGCGACTTTGGGATGTACCCGGCAACGCGCTGGTGTTCGAGATCACCGAAAGCGCGCTGATGCGGGACATCGTGCGCTGCAGTCATCTGCTGGGCCAGTTGCGGGAGGGCGGCGTCCGCATCGCGATCGACGATTTCGGCACCGGCTATTCCTCGCTGGCGTACCTGCGGCGGCTGCCGATCGACAAGTTGAAGATCGACCGCAGCTTCGTGCGGGACATGGTCGACGACCTGCGGGCGCGCCGGATCGTCGCGACGATGATCGAGCTGGCGCACGATCTCGATCTGACGGTCGTGGCCGAAGGCATCGAGGACGAAGCCACGCTCGCACTGCTGCACGAGGCGCGCTGCGACTTCGTGCAGGGCTATCTGATCGGGCGGCCTGCGCCTGCTGACGACGTCATTGGCGCGGCTTTGGAGCGGTCAGCTCTGTCGCATCCGCAGCCGCATAACGAATAG
- a CDS encoding HD-GYP domain-containing protein — MTLDERKLAVNELKVGMYVCRLDRPWEGTPFLLQGVMIESEDDIRTFDGLCAYVFVDVERGLAPVGPALQLLDAAPPKPAAPLKPRWRAYGNDEISALQGAATYPEQIEFEQELPQAREAHAQAAAFAERVLDDVREGRAVAVEEVRSAVEPMVRSLVRNADAFLWLDALRARGAYEYRHALSCSALAAAFGRHVGLPQELLIDMASGALLLDVGKLRLDPDLLGSSAAYDDDARRRMQAHVEQGLAIVDAGGAVPEHVRDMIRTHHEWIDGGGYPRRLEGDAIPLLGRVAAVVDAYDAMTSERPHQPAAAQHIALQSLYRGRGSQFAAEIVEQFMQCMSVYPIGALVELSSGEVAIVTAQNAARRLQPRVMVLTDPDKQVLSQFHSLDLMVRANSDDPVRIASALAPGAYGLDPVDLFL, encoded by the coding sequence ATGACGCTGGACGAACGCAAGCTCGCGGTGAACGAGCTGAAGGTGGGGATGTATGTCTGCCGCCTGGACCGGCCGTGGGAAGGCACGCCGTTCCTGTTGCAGGGGGTGATGATCGAGTCCGAAGACGATATCCGGACCTTTGACGGTCTGTGCGCGTATGTTTTCGTCGATGTCGAGCGGGGCCTTGCGCCAGTTGGCCCGGCGTTGCAGTTGCTGGATGCTGCGCCGCCGAAACCTGCCGCGCCGCTGAAACCGCGCTGGCGCGCCTACGGCAACGACGAGATATCGGCGCTGCAGGGCGCGGCGACCTATCCCGAACAGATCGAGTTCGAACAGGAACTGCCGCAGGCGCGCGAAGCGCACGCACAGGCCGCGGCGTTCGCCGAACGCGTGCTCGACGACGTGCGCGAGGGCCGCGCGGTCGCGGTCGAGGAAGTGCGCAGTGCGGTCGAGCCCATGGTCCGCAGCCTGGTGCGCAACGCCGACGCATTCCTGTGGCTGGATGCACTGCGCGCGCGCGGCGCCTACGAATACCGGCACGCGCTGTCGTGCAGCGCACTCGCGGCCGCCTTCGGCCGTCATGTCGGTTTGCCGCAGGAGCTGCTGATCGACATGGCCAGCGGCGCGCTGCTGCTCGATGTCGGCAAGTTGCGGCTCGATCCGGATCTGCTCGGCAGCAGCGCCGCATACGATGACGATGCGCGCCGGCGGATGCAGGCGCATGTCGAGCAGGGCCTCGCGATCGTCGATGCCGGCGGCGCGGTGCCCGAGCACGTCCGAGACATGATCCGCACGCATCACGAATGGATCGATGGCGGCGGTTATCCGCGGCGGCTTGAAGGCGATGCGATTCCGCTGCTGGGGCGGGTTGCCGCGGTCGTCGATGCGTATGACGCGATGACCAGCGAACGCCCGCACCAGCCGGCGGCCGCGCAGCACATCGCGCTGCAGTCGCTGTACCGCGGCCGCGGCAGCCAGTTCGCGGCCGAGATCGTCGAGCAGTTCATGCAGTGCATGAGCGTCTATCCGATCGGCGCGCTGGTGGAACTGAGCAGCGGCGAAGTGGCGATCGTCACCGCGCAGAACGCGGCGCGGCGCCTGCAGCCGCGGGTGATGGTGCTGACCGATCCGGACAAGCAGGTGCTGTCGCAGTTCCACTCGCTCGACCTGATGGTGCGCGCCAACAGCGACGATCCGGTGCGGATCGCCAGCGCACTGGCGCCCGGCGCCTACGGTCTCGATCCGGTCGATCTGTTCCTGTGA
- a CDS encoding aldo/keto reductase — MSSRRRFLSAASFAAAGLALAPLAACSRDTAVPPLPAPAGAAPPPAANPGTLITRAIPSTGETVPAIGAGTSGSYEIALDSPDFARLQETIKVFFDGGATLFDTSPNYTNADEVLGALLASGGWRDRCFLATKIAADDRAAMEAQWRQSQRRLQTDHVELLQVHNLRALDIAWPYAQQLKASGATRYIGLTHYLESGHAALVSAMRAHRPDFVQVNYSVNAPQAAQTVLPVAQELGIAVLINRAFDDGKLFARVKDSTLPEWAGDVGVTSWSQLFLKFAISHPAVTAVIPATGRPDRQADQLRAGRGPLLSAAQQDELVARFA; from the coding sequence ATGTCGTCCCGTCGCCGTTTCCTCAGCGCCGCCTCGTTCGCCGCCGCCGGCCTCGCCCTGGCCCCGCTCGCGGCCTGCAGCCGCGATACCGCTGTACCGCCGCTACCGGCTCCTGCCGGCGCTGCGCCGCCGCCCGCAGCCAATCCGGGCACGTTGATCACGCGCGCGATTCCGTCCACCGGCGAAACCGTGCCGGCGATAGGCGCCGGCACGTCCGGCAGCTACGAGATCGCGCTGGACTCGCCGGACTTCGCGCGCCTCCAGGAGACGATCAAGGTTTTCTTCGATGGCGGCGCCACGCTGTTCGACACATCCCCTAACTACACCAACGCGGACGAAGTGCTGGGCGCCCTGCTGGCCTCCGGCGGCTGGCGCGACCGCTGCTTCCTGGCGACCAAGATCGCCGCCGACGATCGAGCCGCGATGGAGGCGCAGTGGAGGCAAAGCCAACGTCGCCTGCAGACCGATCACGTCGAACTGTTGCAGGTCCACAACCTGCGCGCGCTCGACATCGCCTGGCCTTACGCACAGCAGCTGAAGGCCTCCGGCGCGACGCGATACATCGGCCTGACCCACTATCTCGAAAGCGGCCACGCCGCGCTCGTCTCGGCGATGCGCGCGCATCGTCCGGATTTCGTGCAGGTCAATTATTCGGTCAACGCACCCCAGGCCGCGCAGACCGTGCTGCCGGTCGCGCAGGAACTCGGTATCGCGGTGCTGATCAACCGCGCGTTCGACGACGGCAAGCTGTTCGCGCGGGTCAAGGATTCGACGTTGCCGGAATGGGCAGGCGACGTCGGCGTGACCTCCTGGTCGCAGCTGTTCCTGAAATTCGCGATCAGCCATCCGGCAGTGACTGCGGTGATCCCGGCGACGGGTCGTCCCGACCGCCAGGCCGACCAGCTACGCGCCGGAAGAGGGCCTTTGCTGAGCGCGGCGCAGCAGGACGAACTTGTCGCCCGGTTCGCCTGA
- a CDS encoding NTP/NDP exchange transporter: MSDGKIADLFNLRRGEAAPVLVAGLFFFCILTALMMLRPARDALGMERGLDSVRWLFIGTAVVTLLVNPVFGWLVARLRRLHFISATYAFFALSLVGFWALLVFAPGAVGARSGQVFYVWFSVFNLFVTMVFWALLADRFSSDQGKRLFALIAVGGTLGAIFGPWLAARLAEPLGTPALLLVAAAFLGVSIALAWWLVRLRTDGPRDTTMQDQEAVRIGGSALAGIRAVFASRYLMGIAGYVVIMTIVATFIYFTRLQMVAVAETDLDARTGLLGNIDMWTQVAVLVLQVTLTGHIIRRLGLAFALALLPIAMAVGFIGLAIYGSFLVLILLESTNRAIQRGLTRPARETLFTVVGREDKYKAKAFIDTFVYRVGDVVGAQTEGVLGRLGLALGGLVSVVVPLALVWAALGIWLGRAQQRQADTETLSSKQDAAPR, encoded by the coding sequence ATGTCCGACGGAAAGATCGCCGATCTGTTCAACCTGCGCCGCGGCGAGGCCGCGCCGGTGCTGGTCGCGGGCCTGTTCTTCTTCTGCATCCTGACCGCACTGATGATGCTGCGGCCCGCGCGCGACGCGCTGGGCATGGAGCGCGGACTCGACAGCGTGCGCTGGCTGTTCATCGGCACTGCGGTCGTCACGCTGCTGGTCAATCCGGTATTCGGCTGGCTGGTCGCGCGGCTGCGGCGGCTGCATTTCATCTCGGCGACGTATGCGTTCTTCGCGCTGAGCCTGGTCGGATTCTGGGCGCTACTGGTGTTCGCACCGGGCGCGGTCGGCGCGCGCAGTGGCCAGGTGTTCTACGTCTGGTTCAGTGTCTTCAACCTGTTCGTGACGATGGTCTTCTGGGCGCTGCTCGCCGATCGCTTCAGCAGCGATCAGGGCAAGCGGCTGTTCGCGCTGATCGCGGTCGGTGGCACGCTCGGCGCGATCTTCGGGCCCTGGCTCGCCGCGCGGCTGGCAGAGCCGCTGGGCACACCTGCGCTGCTGCTGGTCGCCGCCGCATTTCTCGGTGTATCGATCGCGCTGGCCTGGTGGCTGGTGCGGCTGCGCACCGACGGGCCACGCGATACGACGATGCAGGACCAGGAGGCGGTGCGTATCGGCGGCAGCGCGCTGGCCGGCATCCGCGCGGTGTTCGCGTCGCGCTATCTGATGGGCATCGCCGGCTACGTGGTGATCATGACCATCGTCGCGACCTTCATCTACTTCACCCGCCTGCAGATGGTGGCCGTAGCCGAAACCGATCTGGATGCACGTACCGGCCTGCTCGGCAATATCGACATGTGGACCCAGGTCGCGGTGCTGGTGCTGCAGGTCACCCTGACCGGCCACATCATCCGCCGGCTCGGACTGGCCTTCGCGCTGGCGCTGCTGCCGATCGCGATGGCGGTCGGCTTCATCGGTCTGGCGATCTACGGCTCGTTTCTGGTGCTGATCCTGCTCGAGTCGACCAACCGCGCGATCCAGCGCGGCCTGACCCGCCCCGCGCGCGAGACGCTGTTCACCGTCGTCGGCCGCGAGGACAAGTACAAGGCCAAGGCCTTCATCGACACCTTTGTCTACCGCGTCGGCGACGTGGTCGGCGCGCAGACCGAGGGCGTGCTCGGACGGCTGGGCCTGGCGCTCGGCGGGCTGGTGAGTGTGGTCGTGCCGCTGGCGCTGGTCTGGGCGGCGCTGGGCATCTGGCTGGGCCGGGCGCAGCAACGGCAGGCCGACACGGAAACCTTGTCCTCTAAACAGGACGCCGCGCCGCGCTGA